In Pleurocapsa minor HA4230-MV1, the genomic window TAAAACACTAGTTCGTCTGAACCATATTCTACAAGTGTTTCTTGGGTTATAGGTTCGTATTTTTTGAGAGCATCACAACGTTCCAACTTGCCTTTAAGCCACATACCAAATATTTGTAGGCTATCTTTAGAGCGAATATTTTTATAGTTAGTGCCTTGTGTTCTCATTGGTATGACATAGCCATCGTCGGTATAAGCTATAAAATCACCTTTGGGATATTCTACTTGTGAAATCAAATCTCTATTCGCTATCAACTCAATTTCATACCAAGGACGCGGTGTGACTATACCTGTCTCAGTGTTTAATCTACCTTTGCCGAAATAAGTATTCAAATTTGACTTAGGTATATCGGCTACTCTGGACAAAGGAAAAATAAATTTTGGCAGATTATTGTTCGATATAGTTTCAGGTTCGTATCTTTTTAATTTCTGCCACTTGTTTTCAATTGTTGATAAAACTTTTTTCTTGCTGCTTGAAACAATATTCCCAGCTCGATCTATTTTTATGGCGTATTCTTGTGAATATAACTCTTCCAGAAATCTAATAATCTCTTCTCGTTGCTGAGGAATTGTGACAGGTAAAGTACACTCAATATTAGTTTTTGTGCCACTAGTAGAAAAGTTAGAAGATCCGACATAAATACTTGATTCAGATTTTTGCTCAAAATAGTAAACCTTGCCGTGATAGCGTCTACCATTTGTAACATATACCCCAGAATCGTTACCGTAGCCTTTAAGTTTAGAGTTAAGCTTAATCAGAGCATCATACTTTTTCTGACTCAAACCCTCATAGAAAGCCATTCCTAGCAGCAAGCGAGAGATTCCACCAGAATTAGCAATTTTAATAAATTCTGACTTATAAGCGTTAATGATATCAAGAGATGCATAACCAGAAGCTATGGTGACGTTTGTAGCTTCTTTAAACTCTGAATCAAGCACCTTAAGAAAATTACCGCCAAAAGCAGCTAAATTGGTAAACATAATTCTGCTTTTACTTTTTCTAAATAAGGTTTGATCGCTTGGGCAAAGGGTAATATGCCAACAGGAGGGACTGAATTGCCTATTTGCCTTCTCACTTCAGTGATTGTACCTTCAAAAATAAAATCATCAGGGTAGCCAAAAAGCCTTGCTCTTTCTCGATTAGTTAGTGGTCTCGGTTCAGAATAATGATAACCCCAAGTACCGCCTCCTCCCGCAGCAATAATTGTTGTGGAAGGTTTATCAGGATCTAAACGTCGGTATACGTGGGAGATCATACCTTTGACATAATGAGGAGAATTTTGGGGAATATCTGTAAAGTTTCCCCCAGGAGGAATAAGCTTGAGCTTCTCAACAGTGCTACTTTTAATGTTTTGATGTTCATTGTTATGTTTTACTCTCTCAACACCATCAAGTGCTTTACCCGACGAAACATAATTTTCGCATTGGTGAGTTGGTTTGGGCAGATCGAAAGTACGATTTATATCTTTCCGAATACCAATAATTAATACTCGTTTCCTAAGCTGAGGCGTTCCATAATCAGCAAAATTAACTAGATAAGGTTTAGTTACGTATCCATATCGTCCCGTTAAAGAAAAATCTTCAATAATTTGTTTAATGGCTTTACCTTTGTTAGCAGTCATCAAACCTTTAACATTTTCGGCAATAAACATTAAAGGTTCTTTGAGTGAGACAAGATTGACAAAGTTTCGATATAGATTACCCCGCTCAGTTGTAATTCCCCCACGCTTCCAAATCATTGAAAAGTCTTGACAGGGAAAACCACCCAGAATCAAATCTGCGTCAGGGATTGTCGAGTAATCAATTTCTTGTATATCTCCACAAACAACGTGCTTGCCTAAATTTTTCGCGTATGTTTCACAGGCTTTTTGATCGATATCGTTTGCCCAGAGAATACGAAATCCAGCTTGACTAAAACCCAAATCCATTCCTCCACATCCTGAAAATAAAGAAACAACATTGATTTTTTCTTCAGGCTTTGGTGTTGATAGTGGTTCATCAAATATAGTTAACTGAGTCATAAATTGAGATAGTTCGGGAAAATCTTGCCTAATCGCTTTGATAGTAGTTTCAGTATTATGCAAGATCTATGACTATATAATCTACAAAATGATTCTTCCTAATATATTTTGCGATCGCGAAGCTAGTCCTTTAAGGAAGCCTAATCGTTCTACCTCAAGAAACACTGCTAATCCTAGTATGATCAGTAAACACTAGCAGATTTAAGACGGTAAGTAATTTAAAATTGGGCAAATTATATTTAGTCGGCACGCCAATCGGGAATCTCGAAGATATTACTTTACGGGCGATACGTATTCTCCAATCAGTAGATCTAATTGCTGCTGAGGACACTCGACGTACGGGTAAATTATTACAGCACCTAGCAATCTCAACGCCTCAAATTAGTTATAACGAACATAATCATCACAGCCGTATTCAAGAATTAATTAACCGTTTACAACAGGGAGCAAGTCTAGCTTTAGTTACTGATGCGGGAATGCCTAGTATCTCCGATCCTGGAGTCGAATTAGTCCAAGCAGCGATCGCCCATCAGATTACCGTAATTCCCATTCCTGGGCCAACAGCCGTAATTAGTGCCTTAGCTGCATCGGGTTTACCCACGGACAGGTTTATTTTTGAAGGATTTTTGCCCCTCAAACAAAGCGATCGCCAAGCTAGATTAGAATTATTCCGTAGCGAAACTAAAACCATTGTGCTGTATGAAGCTCCCCATCGTATCTTGAAGACTTTACAAGATTTGCTTGCCGTAGTGGGCGATCGTAGAGAGATCGTTTTAGCCAGGGAATTGACTAAAATACACGAAGAATTTTGGCGGGGAAACATCGCCGAGGCGATCGACCTTTATACAAATGAGCGTCAACCAAAAGGAGAATATACCCTGGTGATCGAAGGAGCAGCCGAAACTAGTCTAATTAACTCCCAAGCCGAATTAAAACAGGAACTACAGCAGTTATTAGCTCAAGGCATGACGCGATCGCAGGCTAGTCGCCAGTTAGCCAAACTCACTTCTTTATCTAGACGAGAAATATATCAATTAGAAATAGACGATGTTTAATTTGGCGACTAGTTAGATTCACGTACATCGAAGTACACAGATGCATTACAAACAAAAAAATCGATGTTAATTTGAATAAATCCAAATTTATTTAAATCAATATTCGTGGACAATAATAGCTTAAATCCTATTGTGATTAATGGTTTTCTGGGGTTTTGTCTAGGTCTAATGAGTTGTATACCTCAGCCTGTCATAGCAGAATCAGTGAAAGAAAATCGGACTCCAGAAAATCTAGCTCAAAGTTTGTTAACTTCGCCATCTATTGAGCCAATCAAGTCGATAATTGCCCAAAGACAATTAGACCTATCTCAATTTTGCCAAAATTATCCCTACAACTCAAAATGTTCTTCAGTAAATCCTACTAAAGAGCCAAAAAATTTAGAAAATGCCCCTGAAACAGCTCCTGTTCCACAAGCTAAAATTACCAGTGAGCAGAACAAAAGTGGTTGGGCAATTGTTCCCGAAATAAGCACTTTGGG contains:
- a CDS encoding NgoFVII family restriction endonuclease, whose translation is MFTNLAAFGGNFLKVLDSEFKEATNVTIASGYASLDIINAYKSEFIKIANSGGISRLLLGMAFYEGLSQKKYDALIKLNSKLKGYGNDSGVYVTNGRRYHGKVYYFEQKSESSIYVGSSNFSTSGTKTNIECTLPVTIPQQREEIIRFLEELYSQEYAIKIDRAGNIVSSSKKKVLSTIENKWQKLKRYEPETISNNNLPKFIFPLSRVADIPKSNLNTYFGKGRLNTETGIVTPRPWYEIELIANRDLISQVEYPKGDFIAYTDDGYVIPMRTQGTNYKNIRSKDSLQIFGMWLKGKLERCDALKKYEPITQETLVEYGSDELVFYKIDEGKYYLEF
- a CDS encoding DNA cytosine methyltransferase, with product MHNTETTIKAIRQDFPELSQFMTQLTIFDEPLSTPKPEEKINVVSLFSGCGGMDLGFSQAGFRILWANDIDQKACETYAKNLGKHVVCGDIQEIDYSTIPDADLILGGFPCQDFSMIWKRGGITTERGNLYRNFVNLVSLKEPLMFIAENVKGLMTANKGKAIKQIIEDFSLTGRYGYVTKPYLVNFADYGTPQLRKRVLIIGIRKDINRTFDLPKPTHQCENYVSSGKALDGVERVKHNNEHQNIKSSTVEKLKLIPPGGNFTDIPQNSPHYVKGMISHVYRRLDPDKPSTTIIAAGGGGTWGYHYSEPRPLTNRERARLFGYPDDFIFEGTITEVRRQIGNSVPPVGILPFAQAIKPYLEKVKAELCLPI
- the rsmI gene encoding 16S rRNA (cytidine(1402)-2'-O)-methyltransferase: MGKLYLVGTPIGNLEDITLRAIRILQSVDLIAAEDTRRTGKLLQHLAISTPQISYNEHNHHSRIQELINRLQQGASLALVTDAGMPSISDPGVELVQAAIAHQITVIPIPGPTAVISALAASGLPTDRFIFEGFLPLKQSDRQARLELFRSETKTIVLYEAPHRILKTLQDLLAVVGDRREIVLARELTKIHEEFWRGNIAEAIDLYTNERQPKGEYTLVIEGAAETSLINSQAELKQELQQLLAQGMTRSQASRQLAKLTSLSRREIYQLEIDDV